A window of Prolixibacter sp. SD074 contains these coding sequences:
- a CDS encoding TlpA disulfide reductase family protein, whose amino-acid sequence MKYRTFTLSLLISAFIAFAAQTSFAKDHKNKSTFPPVGTSIGRTAPNIVETGINGDTLKLSALRGKMVLIDFWASWCGPCRRENPNVVKAYDEFKDKNFIEGEGFTIFSVSLDQSHIAWERAVKMDGLSWPWQVSDLKGWMSKYAGVYGVRGIPTNFLINGNGVIVARNLRGNRLIETLSTLQK is encoded by the coding sequence ATGAAATATCGCACTTTCACCTTATCATTATTAATATCCGCTTTTATTGCCTTTGCGGCCCAAACAAGCTTCGCCAAAGATCATAAGAATAAAAGCACTTTTCCTCCTGTCGGAACGTCAATAGGAAGAACTGCGCCCAATATCGTGGAAACCGGCATCAATGGCGATACCCTTAAACTTTCCGCTCTTCGCGGAAAAATGGTTTTGATCGACTTTTGGGCATCGTGGTGTGGACCTTGCCGCCGGGAAAATCCGAATGTGGTAAAAGCTTACGATGAGTTTAAGGACAAGAATTTCATTGAAGGCGAGGGCTTTACCATTTTTAGTGTTTCGCTCGACCAAAGTCACATTGCCTGGGAACGCGCCGTTAAAATGGACGGTTTGTCATGGCCATGGCAAGTAAGTGATTTGAAAGGCTGGATGTCAAAATATGCGGGGGTTTATGGTGTACGCGGTATTCCCACCAATTTCCTCATCAATGGCAATGGTGTTATTGTTGCCAGAAATTTACGTGGTAACCGATTGATTGAGACACTTTCGACCTTGCAAAAATAA
- the murA gene encoding UDP-N-acetylglucosamine 1-carboxyvinyltransferase produces the protein MARFIIEGGQQLTGELIPQGAKNEALQVICAVLLTDEEVNISNIPEISDVLKLIETLKGFGVKVTRKEKGNYDFQANQVNINYINTEEFRKLAGGLRGSIMIIGPLLARFGRGIIPQPGGDKIGRRRLDTHFIGLEKMGADFHYDADKCQYQIKADQLSGAYMLLDEASVTGTANLIMAATLAKGTTTIYNAACEPYVQQLCKMLNSMGANISGIGSNLLTIDGVDSLSGCNHSLLPDMIEIGSFIGLAAMTSSALSIKNVSLHDLGIIPDAFRRLGIHVENRGNDLFIPSQKHYEVESFIDGSIMSIADAPWPGLTPDLLSVFLVVATQARGSVLIHQKMFESRLFFVDRLIDMGAKIILCDPHRATVIGLDRAVQLRGTHMTSPDIRAGVALLIAALSATGTSTIDHIEQIDRGYEAIDVRLNSLGAKIVRES, from the coding sequence ATGGCACGGTTTATCATAGAAGGTGGCCAACAACTCACCGGAGAACTGATTCCTCAGGGCGCCAAAAACGAAGCTTTACAGGTTATTTGTGCAGTTTTGCTCACCGACGAGGAAGTAAATATCTCCAACATTCCCGAAATCAGCGATGTTCTGAAGCTCATCGAAACACTGAAAGGATTTGGCGTGAAAGTTACCCGTAAAGAGAAAGGGAATTACGACTTTCAGGCCAATCAAGTCAACATCAACTACATCAATACTGAAGAATTCAGGAAGCTGGCTGGTGGCTTGCGCGGTTCCATCATGATAATCGGTCCGCTATTAGCTCGTTTTGGGAGAGGGATCATTCCGCAGCCTGGCGGCGATAAAATCGGTCGCCGCAGATTAGACACCCACTTCATCGGACTCGAAAAGATGGGCGCTGATTTCCATTATGATGCCGATAAATGTCAATACCAAATTAAGGCGGACCAACTAAGCGGCGCCTACATGCTCCTTGATGAAGCTTCGGTGACCGGCACAGCCAACCTGATAATGGCCGCAACGCTGGCCAAAGGAACCACAACAATTTACAATGCTGCCTGCGAGCCCTATGTGCAGCAGTTGTGCAAAATGCTCAATTCGATGGGGGCAAACATCAGTGGGATTGGCTCCAATCTGTTGACTATTGATGGTGTTGACTCGCTTAGTGGTTGTAATCACTCGCTGCTACCCGATATGATTGAAATAGGAAGTTTTATCGGCCTCGCAGCCATGACTTCCTCCGCTCTGTCAATTAAAAATGTTTCATTACATGACCTGGGCATCATTCCCGATGCTTTTCGACGGTTAGGCATTCATGTTGAAAACCGGGGCAACGATCTTTTTATTCCGTCCCAGAAACATTACGAAGTGGAATCGTTTATCGACGGTTCCATCATGTCAATTGCCGATGCGCCCTGGCCCGGATTAACCCCCGACTTGCTCAGTGTATTTCTTGTGGTAGCAACACAGGCGCGGGGTAGTGTTTTGATACACCAAAAAATGTTCGAAAGCCGCCTGTTTTTTGTTGACCGGTTGATTGACATGGGCGCCAAAATTATTCTCTGCGACCCTCATCGCGCAACTGTTATCGGGCTTGACCGGGCAGTCCAACTAAGAGGAACTCACATGACATCTCCTGACATCCGTGCCGGAGTAGCGCTGCTTATCGCCGCTCTCTCCGCTACGGGCACTTCTACCATCGATCACATCGAACAAATAGACCGGGGTTACGAAGCGATCGACGTTCGGTTGAACAGTCTTGGCGCGAAGATTGTAAGAGAATCGTAA
- a CDS encoding DUF4290 domain-containing protein, which translates to MDYNSNRKKLKLPEYGRNIHKMVDYVVSIEDREERNRAANQIIEIMGNMYPYLRDVSDFRHKLWDHIAIMSDFKLDIDYPYDPPRPETFLEKPKPVPYDHTPIKYRHYGKLIEKMIEQASQYEDGSPEKKQLIQMLANQMKKSFVVWNKETVNDDKILKDLEELSGGTLKIEQAPRLADARDILRTGGNSNKKKTKGANRKHK; encoded by the coding sequence ATGGATTATAACTCGAATCGTAAAAAACTGAAACTTCCTGAATACGGAAGGAATATTCACAAGATGGTTGATTACGTGGTTTCTATCGAAGACCGCGAAGAAAGGAACCGTGCAGCCAATCAAATTATCGAGATTATGGGAAACATGTATCCCTATCTGCGTGATGTCAGCGACTTCAGGCATAAATTATGGGATCACATCGCCATCATGTCCGATTTCAAACTCGATATTGACTACCCGTATGATCCTCCCCGTCCGGAAACCTTTCTTGAAAAACCCAAGCCGGTGCCTTACGATCATACACCCATAAAATATCGTCACTACGGAAAACTTATTGAAAAGATGATTGAGCAAGCTTCCCAGTACGAAGATGGAAGTCCGGAGAAAAAGCAGCTCATTCAAATGCTGGCTAATCAGATGAAAAAATCATTTGTGGTCTGGAATAAGGAAACAGTAAATGATGATAAAATACTAAAGGACCTGGAAGAATTATCAGGAGGCACCCTGAAAATTGAACAAGCCCCCAGGCTTGCCGATGCACGCGACATACTCAGAACCGGCGGGAACAGTAATAAAAAGAAAACCAAAGGAGCAAACCGGAAACATAAGTAA